From Myxococcus stipitatus, the proteins below share one genomic window:
- a CDS encoding RNA polymerase factor sigma-32, producing the protein MQASTEQSSNSGSLAMYLSEINHYSLLTVEEEQALARSFIRGDLAAGHRLVTSNLRFVVKVAYEYRSYGIKMSDLIQEGNIGLMKAVQKFDPDKGIRLISYAVWWIRAYIQNYILKSWSLVKLGTTQAQRKLFFSLARTRRELEKFGNGEAVVNVEEIARRLHVKPGEVREMEQRMGGRDLSLDAPMGEDGGNSHVDFVVSAAAPQDDEFADKEEAGLINARVRTALMRLDPRERFIIEQRVMNERPMTLKELGEHFGFSRERARQLEIRAKDKLKAELAALMAEVDPEAASLQQ; encoded by the coding sequence ATGCAGGCTTCCACCGAGCAATCGTCCAACTCCGGCTCCCTGGCGATGTATCTCTCGGAGATCAACCACTACTCGCTCCTGACGGTGGAGGAGGAGCAGGCGCTGGCGCGCAGCTTCATCCGGGGCGACCTGGCGGCCGGCCACCGGCTCGTCACCTCGAACCTGCGCTTCGTGGTGAAGGTGGCCTACGAGTACCGCTCCTACGGCATCAAGATGTCGGACCTCATCCAGGAGGGGAACATCGGCCTGATGAAGGCCGTGCAGAAGTTCGACCCGGACAAGGGCATCCGCCTCATCTCCTACGCGGTGTGGTGGATCCGCGCGTACATCCAGAACTACATCCTGAAGAGCTGGTCGCTGGTGAAGCTGGGGACCACCCAGGCCCAGCGCAAGCTGTTCTTCAGCCTGGCGCGCACCCGCCGCGAACTGGAGAAGTTCGGCAACGGCGAGGCGGTGGTGAACGTGGAGGAGATCGCCCGCCGGCTGCACGTGAAGCCGGGCGAGGTCCGGGAGATGGAGCAGCGCATGGGCGGCAGGGACTTGTCGCTCGACGCCCCCATGGGCGAGGACGGGGGCAACAGCCACGTGGACTTCGTGGTCAGCGCCGCCGCCCCGCAGGACGACGAGTTCGCGGACAAGGAGGAGGCGGGCCTCATCAACGCTCGCGTGCGCACCGCGCTGATGCGGTTGGATCCCCGCGAGCGCTTCATCATCGAGCAGCGGGTGATGAACGAGCGGCCCATGACGCTCAAGGAGCTGGGCGAGCATTTCGGCTTCTCCCGGGAGCGCGCCCGGCAGCTGGAGATCCGCGCCAAGGACAAGCTCAAGGCGGAGCTGGCCGCGCTGATGGCGGAGGTCGACCCGGAGGCCGCCTCGCTCCAGCAGTGA